A genomic stretch from Strix aluco isolate bStrAlu1 chromosome 12, bStrAlu1.hap1, whole genome shotgun sequence includes:
- the FBXO22 gene encoding F-box only protein 22 isoform X2, which produces MEAAAKGGLVLGNLAEVVERVLGFLPTKALLRAACVCRLWRECARRILRARQRVTWVSALEPGPAESHALVRALARELEKVHVLPQTVLYIADAETFSGHEECHEQKKARKRNSKETAIALEKLLPKRCQVLGLVTPGIVVTPMGSSSNQPQEIEEGEAGFALLFPKIDGVKIHTFHFSKDLKNRVFDESKFAEAGLKNNPDLRVVLLFGYNSWKSGATRFLHQIVNPLNEKSIILAGGQVESFTSLTSEK; this is translated from the exons ATGGAGGCTGCGGCGAAGGGCGGCCTCGTCCTCGGCAACCTGGCCGAGGTGGTGGAGCGCGTCCTCGGCTTCCTGCCCACCAAGGCGCTGCTGCGCGCCGCCTG CGTGTGCCGGCTGTGGAGGGAGTGCGCGCGGCGGATCCTGCGGGCGCGGCAGCGCGTCACCTGGGTGTCGGCGCTGGAGCCGGGCCCCGCCGAGAGCCACGCGCTGGTGCGCGCGCTGGCCcgcgagctggag AAGGTGCACGTGCTGCCGCAGACCGTGCTCTATATAGCTGACGCGGAGACGTTCAGCGGGCACGAGGAGTGTCACGAGCAGAAGAAAG ccaggaaaagaaacagtaaagaaaCAGCAATTGCGCTTGAAAAATTGTTGCCAAAGCGATGTCAGGTTCTTGGACTGGTCACCCCAGGGATTGTAG TTACTCCTATGGGTTCAAGCAGCAATCAACCTCAAGAAATTGAAGAGGGCGAAGCTGGGTTTGCTCTGTTGTTTCCCAAAATCGATGGGGTAAAGATTCATACCTTCCATTTTTCAAAAGACTTGAAGAACAGGGTCTTTGATGAAAGTAAATTTGCTGAAGCAG GTCTGAAGAATAACCCAGATCTCCGGGTGGTTCTTCTGTTTGGCTACAACTCCTGGAAGTCTGGAGCGACTCGATTTCTTCATCAAATAGTCAATCCTTTGAATGAGAAAAGTATCATCCTGGCTGGGGGACAAGTGGAGAGCTTTACATCACTGACCTCTGAGAA ataa
- the FBXO22 gene encoding F-box only protein 22 isoform X1, whose amino-acid sequence MEAAAKGGLVLGNLAEVVERVLGFLPTKALLRAACVCRLWRECARRILRARQRVTWVSALEPGPAESHALVRALARELEKVHVLPQTVLYIADAETFSGHEECHEQKKARKRNSKETAIALEKLLPKRCQVLGLVTPGIVVTPMGSSSNQPQEIEEGEAGFALLFPKIDGVKIHTFHFSKDLKNRVFDESKFAEAGLKNNPDLRVVLLFGYNSWKSGATRFLHQIVNPLNEKSIILAGGQVESFTSLTSENKSAQPGDACGVVGLAFSGPQIQSATVLLDQDVADERTAEAAMQRLKAANIPERNTIGFMFACVGRGYRHYKTKRNMEADAFRKFFPNVPLFGFFGHGEIGCDRIVTGNFVLRECNDIKDDLLHGYTTVMTLIHLGSTKANQA is encoded by the exons ATGGAGGCTGCGGCGAAGGGCGGCCTCGTCCTCGGCAACCTGGCCGAGGTGGTGGAGCGCGTCCTCGGCTTCCTGCCCACCAAGGCGCTGCTGCGCGCCGCCTG CGTGTGCCGGCTGTGGAGGGAGTGCGCGCGGCGGATCCTGCGGGCGCGGCAGCGCGTCACCTGGGTGTCGGCGCTGGAGCCGGGCCCCGCCGAGAGCCACGCGCTGGTGCGCGCGCTGGCCcgcgagctggag AAGGTGCACGTGCTGCCGCAGACCGTGCTCTATATAGCTGACGCGGAGACGTTCAGCGGGCACGAGGAGTGTCACGAGCAGAAGAAAG ccaggaaaagaaacagtaaagaaaCAGCAATTGCGCTTGAAAAATTGTTGCCAAAGCGATGTCAGGTTCTTGGACTGGTCACCCCAGGGATTGTAG TTACTCCTATGGGTTCAAGCAGCAATCAACCTCAAGAAATTGAAGAGGGCGAAGCTGGGTTTGCTCTGTTGTTTCCCAAAATCGATGGGGTAAAGATTCATACCTTCCATTTTTCAAAAGACTTGAAGAACAGGGTCTTTGATGAAAGTAAATTTGCTGAAGCAG GTCTGAAGAATAACCCAGATCTCCGGGTGGTTCTTCTGTTTGGCTACAACTCCTGGAAGTCTGGAGCGACTCGATTTCTTCATCAAATAGTCAATCCTTTGAATGAGAAAAGTATCATCCTGGCTGGGGGACAAGTGGAGAGCTTTACATCACTGACCTCTGAGAA TAAGAGCGCGCAGCCCGGCGATGCCTGCGGTGTGGTCGGGCTGGCTTTCAGCGGTCCCCAGATCCAGAGTGCCACTGTTTTGTTAGACCAGGACGTAGCTGATGAGAGGACAGCAGAAGCAGCCATGCAGCGTCTCAAAGCAGCAAACATCCCCGAGCGTAACACCATTGGCTTCATGTTTGCATGTGTTGGCAGAGGATATCGGCATTATAAAACCAAAAGGAATATGGAAGCAGATGCATTTAGGAAGTTTTTTCCAAACGTTCCCCTCTTTGGCTTTTTTGGACATGGGGAAATAGGATGTGATCGAATAGTTACTGGGAATTTCGTATTAAGAGAATGTAATGACATAAAGGATGACCTGCTTCATGGTTACACTACCGTTATGACTCTTATTCATCTTGGTTCAACTAAAGCAAACCAAGCGTAA